The Actinomadura sp. WMMB 499 genome includes a window with the following:
- a CDS encoding SDR family NAD(P)-dependent oxidoreductase, translating to MSDESPKTVIISGGTAGMGRAVALDRLARGDRVTVIGSSEARGRALVDQAANPNLRFLRADLSSIAEVERVAAEIAERHGAVDALALFANRVHPRRAETPDGLESTFALYYLSRYLLGQRLRPLLDAAPRPVIINVAGVGNTAGRIFWDDPQLTRGYRQVRAQLQAGRANDLLGVAFARRAEGQVPYVLYHPGFTRSGADAHPNPLVRNAIRVLARFFARPVGDAVRPVVEWIDRPPSSALTAIDRGEPVDPSLRTLDPGDAERLAAYTRDLLRALS from the coding sequence GTGTCCGACGAATCGCCCAAGACCGTCATCATCAGCGGCGGGACCGCCGGCATGGGACGGGCGGTGGCCCTGGACCGGCTGGCCAGGGGCGACCGCGTCACCGTGATCGGCAGCAGCGAGGCGAGGGGCCGCGCGCTGGTCGATCAGGCCGCGAATCCGAACCTGCGGTTCCTGCGCGCCGACCTGTCGTCGATCGCCGAGGTCGAACGCGTCGCCGCGGAGATCGCCGAGCGGCACGGGGCCGTGGACGCGCTGGCGCTGTTCGCCAACCGCGTCCATCCCAGGCGCGCGGAGACCCCGGACGGGCTGGAGTCCACCTTCGCCCTCTACTACCTGAGCCGCTACCTGCTCGGTCAGCGGCTGCGCCCGCTGCTCGACGCCGCCCCGAGGCCCGTGATCATCAACGTGGCCGGGGTCGGGAACACCGCGGGACGGATCTTCTGGGACGATCCGCAGCTGACGCGCGGCTACCGGCAGGTGCGCGCCCAGCTCCAGGCCGGCCGCGCGAACGACCTGCTCGGTGTCGCGTTCGCCCGGCGGGCCGAGGGGCAGGTGCCCTACGTGCTCTATCACCCCGGATTCACCCGGAGCGGAGCGGACGCCCATCCGAACCCGCTCGTCCGGAACGCGATCAGGGTGCTCGCGAGGTTCTTCGCCCGTCCCGTCGGTGACGCGGTCCGGCCGGTCGTCGAGTGGATCGACCGGCCGCCGTCGAGCGCGCTGACGGCGATCGACCGGGGCGAGCCCGTCGACCCGTCCCTGCGAACCCTGGATCCCGGGGACGCCGAGCGGCTCGCGGCCTACACGCGGGACCTGCTGCGAGCGCTCAGCTGA
- a CDS encoding dihydrofolate reductase family protein: MKITLTEFVTLDGVSQGPGSPQEDTTGGFALGGWLVPHMDETFVRRASDWLDLADGLLLGRRTYEAFARDWPEITDPADPFAERMNTLPKYVVTNTLTEGTWNPTTILKGDPIPALSDLKARPGRELQIHGSARLGDSLLSAGLIDTLRLVVAPAVLRTGQRLLTGTGAPSGLRLLRHEATPNGLLLLEYEVAGAASQGEYEGVAAFS, translated from the coding sequence GTGAAGATCACCCTCACCGAGTTCGTCACGCTCGACGGGGTCAGCCAGGGCCCCGGCTCGCCCCAGGAGGACACCACCGGCGGATTCGCCCTCGGCGGCTGGCTCGTCCCGCACATGGACGAGACGTTCGTCCGGCGCGCGTCCGACTGGCTCGACCTCGCCGACGGCCTGCTGCTCGGGCGCCGGACCTACGAGGCGTTCGCCCGCGACTGGCCGGAGATCACCGACCCCGCCGACCCGTTCGCCGAGCGGATGAACACCCTGCCGAAGTACGTCGTCACGAACACCCTCACCGAAGGAACCTGGAACCCCACGACCATCCTCAAGGGCGACCCGATCCCCGCGCTCAGCGACCTCAAGGCCCGCCCCGGCCGCGAACTGCAGATCCACGGCAGCGCCCGCCTCGGCGACTCGCTTCTGTCCGCGGGCCTGATCGACACGCTCCGCCTCGTCGTCGCCCCCGCCGTCTTGCGGACCGGCCAGCGGCTGCTGACCGGCACCGGCGCCCCCTCCGGCCTCCGCCTCCTCCGGCACGAGGCCACGCCGAACGGTCTGCTGCTCCTCGAGTACGAGGTGGCCGGCGCCGCGAGCCAGGGCGAGTACGAGGGCGTCGCCGCCTTCAGCTGA
- a CDS encoding SRPBCC domain-containing protein, which yields MNPDLDLALDRIIRAPRATVWRAWTDPSRLERWWVPAPSHCRVDRLDVRPGGAFVTRLSDDGAAFVPHLDACFLAVDELERLVFTNAVDGTWGPASPDPVAMTAEIRLADHPDGTDYRIVVRHADPEARARHEKLGFAEGWGTVAAQLAALAEGTA from the coding sequence ATGAACCCCGACCTCGACCTCGCCCTGGACCGGATCATCCGCGCGCCCCGCGCGACCGTGTGGCGGGCCTGGACCGACCCGTCCAGGCTCGAACGGTGGTGGGTCCCGGCCCCCTCGCACTGCCGGGTGGACCGCCTGGACGTGCGTCCCGGCGGGGCGTTCGTGACACGGCTGAGCGACGACGGGGCGGCGTTCGTCCCGCACCTGGACGCGTGCTTCCTCGCCGTCGACGAACTCGAGCGGCTCGTGTTCACCAACGCGGTCGACGGCACGTGGGGCCCCGCGAGTCCCGACCCGGTCGCGATGACCGCCGAGATCAGGCTGGCCGACCACCCGGACGGCACGGACTACCGGATCGTCGTCCGGCACGCCGACCCGGAGGCTCGCGCCCGGCACGAGAAGCTCGGCTTCGCCGAAGGCTGGGGCACGGTCGCCGCCCAGCTGGCCGCACTCGCGGAGGGCACGGCGTGA
- a CDS encoding helix-turn-helix transcriptional regulator codes for MAQYSAQLDGVFAALADPTRREVVRRLGSGPTSVGDLAGEFPMTLPSFMKHVRTLESNGLIRTVKSGRVRTCVLNRERLALVDDWLAEQRRVWEERTDRLERFVTDPKENPR; via the coding sequence CGGGGTCTTCGCCGCCCTCGCGGACCCGACCCGGCGCGAGGTCGTCCGGCGCCTCGGCAGCGGGCCGACGAGCGTCGGCGACCTCGCGGGCGAGTTCCCCATGACCCTCCCCTCGTTCATGAAGCACGTGCGGACGCTCGAGTCGAACGGACTGATCCGCACGGTCAAGTCCGGCCGGGTGCGCACGTGCGTCCTCAACCGCGAGCGGCTCGCCCTGGTGGACGACTGGCTCGCGGAGCAGCGCCGCGTCTGGGAGGAGCGCACCGACCGCCTCGAACGTTTCGTCACCGACCCGAAGGAGAACCCGCGATGA